In a single window of the Helicoverpa zea isolate HzStark_Cry1AcR chromosome 9, ilHelZeax1.1, whole genome shotgun sequence genome:
- the LOC124633110 gene encoding uncharacterized protein LOC124633110: MDKDLRILEDIKTQIEKGLINFKKSPKDRIDQHYVETRQQMLERLFTTFSSKYEAMVGDYGSGKIANYFQGDVFEATSETYLCYQVQLKKTMSTFNTIKCKSSGEGSSDNSRPSVTKLPKIQIPIFSGKYTEWTSFRELFISLIHNNSMLDDVQRLHYLKTQLSGEAEQLIRHVPVTQANYKICWDMIESRYNNKKYISNCILQRLFNQKAVNVDSSSALKGLLDVTNDCLHQLSNLGINVKTWDVIVIYIISLKLDVESRKQWELQVNQSSSVDFPSWLQFQEFLETRFRALEFIQPTGKPKVLYSYTTSHPKEVNDVTKMSCPHCAETHRLFNCKKFCKEEVEQRRNIAQSLGLCFNCLGKNHTTKVCKSLTTCRFCQRKHHTLLHLRNYSIPSTDAGSSEPTPQQTTNLATHLLKGIAPGRVLLATALIRAESKDGSTQVLRALLDQGSQASFITEAAAQLLRLKRIGSKTKIAGIGGNQSGVSVVSNYTDAWRKSAPSQPEIVITLFIFLIMLWLEKISWLLKQGWPMIHRSREQM; this comes from the exons ATGGACAAAGATCTAAGAATTCTAGAAGATATAAAAACGCAAATTGAAAAAGGCCTAATCAACTTTAAGAAGTCGCCGAAAGACAGGATTGACCAACATTATGTGGAAACAAGGCAACAAATGTTGGAACGATTATTTACCACCTTCTCATCAAAATATGAAGCTATGGTTGGCGACTACGGAAGCGGCAAGATAGCGAATTATTTTCAAGGCGATGTTTTTGAAGCAACATCAGAGACGTATTTATGTTATCAGGTTCAGCTTAAGAAAACTATGTCCACATTTAATACCATAAAATGTAAGTCCAGTGGCGAAGGTTCATCAGACAATTCGCGACCATCTGtcacaaaattaccaaaaattcaAATTCCTATTTTCAGTGGGAAGTACACTGAATGGACATCGTTTAGAGAGTTGTTTATATCACTGATTCATAATAATTCCATGTTAGACGATGTTCAGCGGTTACATTATCTCAAAACTCAATTGTCTGGTGAAGCTGAGCAACTCATAAGACATGTTCCTGTCACTCAAGCTAACTACAAAATATGTTGGGACATGATCGAAAGTcggtataataataaaaagtacattTCAAATTGTATTTTGCAGCGGTTGTTCAATCAAAAAGCGGTAAACGTAGACTCTTCTAGTGCCCTAAAGGGACTTCTTGATGTGACAAATGATTGTTTGCATCAATTGTCAAATCTCGGTATAAATGTAAAAACATGGGATGTGattgtaatttatattataagtttGAAGCTGGACGTAGAATCTAGGAAGCAGTGGGAACTGCAAGTCAACCAATCATCATCCGTGGATTTTCCGTCTTGGTTACAATTTCAAGAGTTTTTGGAGACTCGTTTCCGGGCTCTTGAATTTATTCAGCCTACTGGTAAGCCCAAGGTCTTGTATAGTTACACAACATCTCACCCCAAAGAAGTAAATGACGTTACAAAGATGTCATGTCCACATTGTGCCGAAACTCACAGATTATTCAACTGCAAGAAGTTCTGCAAGGAGGAAGTCGAACAGCGCCGTAATATTGCACAATCTTTAGGTTTGTGTTTTAACTGTCTAGGAAAGAATCACACAACCAAAGTTTGTAAATCACTCACCACATGCCGTTTCTGCCAGCGCAAACATCACACCTTATTACACCTCAGGAACTATAGTATACCAAGCACGGATGCTGGTTCTAGCGAACCAACACCACAGCAGACCACTAACCTCGCAACTCATCTTTTAAAGGGTATCGCTCCGGGACGAGTCCTGTTAGCCACAGCTCTTATAAGAGCCGAGTCAAAAGATGGGTCCACTCAAGTACTACGAGCCTTGCTGGATCAAGGATCGCAGGCGTCATTTATAACTGAAGCAGCAGCGCAGTTACTTCGTCTAAAGAGGATTGGTAGCAAAACCAAGATAGCAGGTATAGGAGGTAATCAGAGCGGCGTTAGCGTTGTCTCCAATTACACT GACGCTTGGAGAAAATCAGCGCCGAGTCAGCCAGAAATCGTAATAACGCTGTTTATCTTCCTCATCATGCTGTGGTTAGAGAAGATAAGCTGGCTACTAAAGCAAGGGTGGCCTATGATACATCGTTCAAGGGAACAAATGTAG